Proteins from a genomic interval of Rosa chinensis cultivar Old Blush chromosome 2, RchiOBHm-V2, whole genome shotgun sequence:
- the LOC112189020 gene encoding protein tesmin/TSO1-like CXC 5 isoform X2: MGEGDGADSAPKKPQSDAVTAGATTSSGDVPAKKLARQLDFTGFGATTSGSVALPEPPKPQLQTVTVPQSQPKPQVVGVPVPVPPQPPVPSVRPVKPDSPKSRPRPNVDGKDGTPKKQKQCNCKHSRCLKLYCECFASGIYCDGCNCVNCCNNVENEGARRDAVEATLERNPNAFRPKIASSPHGPRDSREEAGELVVLAKHNKGCHCKKSGCLKKYCECFQANILCSENCKCIDCKNFEGSEERQALFHGDHSNNMAYLQQAANAAITGAIGSSGYISSPPVSKKRKGQELFFGQTGKDPSAHRIGQFPQANHLRPPAPSSSSVPVARLGTAGLGPSKFTYRSLLADIIQPQDLKELCSVLVVVAEEAAKTLADRKNAAEKQAEYQTEASLATTTEDRLQSQKESDTQKAVTDDCSTANQADKISPEDSNSDGVDGPKGRPMSPGTLALMCDEQDTMFMSAASPNRLMGDGCNTSSQLPNGQGMSEVYAEQERIVLAKFRGCLNMLITRGELKECSSLARSEAAAQREQVGNGTPNPRTETGSQQGPISNGVAKTAVPPTARTSQIVTAAVLSPSTVLPKPPSVPENGGNKPKA, from the exons atgGGGGAAGGCGACGGGGCCGATTCGGCTCCGAAGAAGCCGCAATCGGATGCGGTAACGGCCGGTGCAACGACGTCGTCCGGGGACGTTCCGGCGAAGAAGCTTGCGAGGCAGCTCGATTTCACGGGGTTTGGCGCCACCACCTCGGGGAGTGTGGCGTTGCCGGAGCCGCCGAAGCCGCAGCTGCAGACGGTGACTGTGCCGCAGAGTCAGCCGAAGCCGCAGGTGGTGGGGGTGCCGGTGCCCGTGCCGCCGCAGCCACCTGTACCTTCAGTTAGGCCTGT GAAACCAGATTCCCCAAAATCAAGACCAAGACCGAATGTTGATGGTAAAGATGGCACTCCTAAGAAGCAAAAACAGTGTAATTGTAAACACTCTCGCTGCTTAAAGCT GTATTGCGAGTGTTTTGCATCTGGAATTTACTGTGATGGTTGCAACTGTGTAAACTGTTGCAACAATGTTGAAAATGAAGGTGCTAGGCGAGATGCGGTGGAGGCTACTTTGGAGCGTAATCCAAATGCATTCAGGCCAAAAATTGCAAGCAGCCCACATGGACCAAGGGATAGTCGG GAGGAAGCAGGTGAGCTTGTGGTCTTGGCAAAGCACAATAAAGGATGCCACTGCAAGAAATCAGGGTGCCTCAAGAAATATTGCGAATGCTTCCAAGCCAACATTCTCTGCTCTGAGAATTGTAAGTGCATAGACTGCAAAAACTTTGAAGGAAGTGAAGAGAGACAAGCTCTATTTCATGGTGACCATAGCAACAACATGGCATATCTTCAACAGGCAGCAAATGCTGCCATTACTGGAGCAATTGGATCCTCTGGATATATATCATCCCCACCGGtatccaagaaaagaaaaggtcaGGAACTCTTTTTTGGACAGACAGGCAAGGATCCATCAGCTCATAGGATAGGACAGTTTCCACAG GCAAATCATCTCAGACCGCCTGCACCGTCTTCGTCTTCGGTCCCTGTTGCTCGTCTTGGTACTGCAGGATTAGGGCCTTCAAAGTTCACATACAG GTCTCTCCTAGCAGACATCATCCAACCACAGGACTTGAAGGAGCTTTGCTCAGTTTTGGTTGTGGTAGCAGAAGAAGCAGCAAAGACACTTGCAG ACCGAAAAAATGCTGCAGAGAAGCAGGCAGAATATCAGACAGAAGCTTCCCTTGCTACAACCACAGAAGACAGGTTGCAAAGCCAAAAGGAATCTGACACTCAGAAAGCTGTGACTGATGATTGTTCTACAGCAAACCAAGCTGACAAAATCAGCCCTGAAGATTCTAATTCGGATGGTGTTGATGGGCCAAAAGGGAGACCAATGTCTCCCGGAACTTTGGCCTTGATGTGTGATGAACAAGATACAATGTTCATGTCAGCTGCTTCTCCTAATAGGTTAATGGGGGATGGATGCAACACATCTTCTCAGTTGCCTAATGGACAAGGAATGTCAGAAGTCTATGCAGAACAAGAAAGAATTGTGTTAGCAAAGTTTCGAGGCTGCCTAAATATGCTTATCACTCGCGGAGAACTTAAAG AGTGCTCATCTTTAGCCAGAAGTGAAGCGGCAGCTCAAAGAGAGCAAGTTGGCAATGGAACTCCAAATCCAAGAACGGAAACAGGCAGTCAACAGGGACCAATTAGCAATGGTGTTGCAAAAACTGCTGTTCCACCTACAGCCAGGACGTCGCAAATAGTTACTGCAGCAGTTTTATCCCCTAGTACTGTGCTTCCAAAACCCCCATCCGTCCCCGAAAATGGAGGAAATAAACCAAAAGCTTAA
- the LOC112184573 gene encoding peroxisomal fatty acid beta-oxidation multifunctional protein AIM1 codes for MAGVKVTLEVGSDGVAVITMFNPPVNALAISILKGLKEKFDEAARRNDVKAIVVTGNGGRFSGGFDINVFEKVHATGDVSLMPDVSVDLMVNTVEDSKKPVVAAVEGLALGGGLELALGCHARIAAPRTQLGLPELTLGVIPGFGGTQRLPRLAGLPKAVEMMLLSKSIMSEEGAKLGLIDAIVPSQELLKVSRLWALDIAAARKPWLRSLHRTDKLCSLSEAREIIKVARQQARKTAPNMPQHQVCLDAIEEGIIHGGYSGVLKEAKVFKELVVSDTSKGLVHVFFAQRATAKVPKVTDVGLKPRHIKKVAIIGGGLMGSGIATALLLSNVSVVLKEINSEFLQKGVRTIEGNVKGLVTRGKLARDKADKALSLLKGSLDYSDFKDVDMVIEAVIESVPLKQKIFGELEKVCPSRCILATNTSTIDLNIVGEKTRSQDRIVGAHFFSPAHVMPLLEIVRTEKTSAQVILDLLTVGKVIKKVPVVVGNCTGFAVNRAFFPYTQGAHILVNSGVDVFRIDRIISNFGLPMGPFQLQDLAGYGVALAVGKEFASAFPDRTFQSPLVELLVKNGRNGKNNGKGYYIYEKGSKPKPDLSVLPIIEESRRITNMMPGGKPLSVTDQEILEIILFPVVNEACRILDEGVVIRAADLDIASVLGMSFPNYRGGIVFWADMVGPKHIYATLKKWSGVYGGFFKPSRFLEERATKGLLLSAPASSSSSRSRM; via the exons ATGGCGGGCGTCAAGGTCACCTTGGAGGTCGGAAGCGACGGTGTCGCCGTCATCACCATGTTCAATCCTCCCGTCAACGCCTTGGCCATATCCA TTCTCAAGGGGCTGAAGGAGAAGTTCGATGAGGCCGCGAGGAGAAACGACGTCAAGGCTATTGTCGTTACCG GAAATGGAGGAAGGTTTTCTGGAGGTTTTGATATCAATGTTTTCGAGAAGGTTCACGCTACCG GGGATGTTTCGCTCATGCCTGATGTATCTGTTGACTTGATGGTCAACACTGTTGAAG ATTCGAAGAAGCCTGTTGTTGCTGCGGTGGAAGGACTTGCACTCGGAGGTGGCTTGGAGTTGGCATTG GGATGCCATGCACGCATTGCTGCTCCAAGAACTCAACTAGGCCTGCCAGAGTTGACACTTGGTGTTATTCCGGGATTTGGAG GCACACAGCGTCTTCCAAGGCTTGCGGGGCTTCCAAAGGCAGTTGAGATGATGCTG TTATCCAAGTCAATCATGTCTGAAGAAGGGGCAAAGCTTGGTCTTATCGATGCTATTGTGCCTTCTCAAGAGTTGCTGAAAGTATCTCGATTATGGGCTTTGGACATTGCAGCGGCGCGAAAACCATGGTTACGGTCCCTTCACAGGACAGACAAGCTTTGCTCCCTATCTGAGGCACGCGAGATAATTAAAGTTGCTAGACAACAAGCCAGAAAGACGGCTCCCAATATGCCTCAGCATCAAGTATGCCTCGATGCAATTGAAGAGGGCATTATTCATGGAGGATATAGTGGAGTTCTGAAG GAAGCTAAGGTTTTTAAGGAGTTAGTTGTATCAGACACTTCAAAAGGTCTTGTACATGTATTTTTTGCGCAACGGGCAACAGCAAAG GTGCCCAAGGTTACTGATGTTGGGCTTAAACCAAGGCATATAAAGAAGGTTGCTATCATTGGGGGAGGTCTGATGGGTTCTGGCATAGCTACAGCCCTTCTTCTGAGCAATGTATCTGTTGTTCTCAAAGAAATCAACTCTGAATTTCTTCAGAAGGGTGTACGAACAATAGAAG GAAATGTCAAAGGCTTGGTAACTAGAGGGAAGTTGGCACGGGATAAGGCAGACAAAGCTCTCTCATTGCTTAAAGGTAGTCTGGACTACTCAGACTTCAAAGATGTGGATATGGTCATAGAG GCTGTCATTGAGAGCGTTCCTCTCAAACAAAAGATTTTTGGTGAACTTGAGAAAGTTTGCCCTTCTCGTTGCATTTTGGCTACAAACACATCCACTATTGACCTCAATATAGTTGGAGAAAAGACGAGATCTCAGGACCGCATCGTGGGGGCACACTTTTTCAG TCCTGCTCATGTGATGCCTCTTCTTGAAATAGTACGGACAGAGAAGACTTCGGCACAAGTAATTCTTGACCTTTTGACGGTTGGAAAAGTAATAAAGAAAGTTCCTGTTGTGGTTGGTAACTGTACGGGATTTGCAGTCAATCGGGCATTCTTTCCCTATACCCAAGGCGCACATATATTGGTCAATTCAGGTGTCGATGTGTTCAGGATTGACAGGATCATCAGCAATTTTGGCCTTCCTATGGGTCCATTCCA ACTTCAGGATTTGGCAGGCTATGGAGTAGCTCTTGCTGTTGGAAAGGAATTTGCTAGTGCTTTCCCTGATCGCACATTTCAATCACCATTGGTCGAACTCTTAGTCAAAAATGGACGAAATG GTAAAAACAATGGAAAAGGATATTACATTTATGAAAAGGGAAGCAAGCCCAAGCCTGATCTGTCTGTGCTACCAATTATTGAGGAGTCTAGACGAATTACCAATATGATGCCTGGTGGAAAG CCTTTATCTGTTACAGACCAAGAAATTCTGGAGATAATACTCTTTCCTGTGGTGAATGAGGCATGTCGTATTTTGGATGAAGGAGTAGTAATTCGAGCAGCAGACCTTGACATTGCATCTGTTCTTGGCATGAGTTTCCCAAATTACCG GGGTGGCATTGTCTTTTGGGCAGATATGGTTGGGCCTAAGCATATATACGCTACTCTCAAGAAATGGTCAGGAGTATACGGTGGTTTCTTCAAACCATCCAGGTTTTTGGAAGAAAGAGCAACAAAAGGCTTGCTTCTG AGTGCACCCGCATCATCCTCATCTTCAAGGTCACGCATGTAA
- the LOC112184572 gene encoding proteinaceous RNase P 1, chloroplastic/mitochondrial, which yields MDERVNKALIEKWQNADALYATPTGSNDDWYWLYAAIKFKCLLVTNDEMRDHTFQLLGNDFFPRWKERHQVHFSFSEGGPVFHMPPPCSVVIQESEEGHWHIPVVSEHGYEAERMWLCIMRAKSREARKDSATRPEDAEPQNKGFARSATRTGIESQPLKIANHKYTKHRPQEILKNLKDILSGSTISNHRSIIPEIETAEKIGGCTIDFQI from the exons ATGGATGAACGGGTGAATAAGGCGTTGATTGAGAAGTGGCAAAATGCTGATGCTCTCTATGCAACGCCTACTGGGTCAAATGATGATTG gtactggttgtatGCTGCAATTAAGTTCAAGTGCTTACTTGTGACAAATGATGAGATGAGAGACCATACATTTCAACTTCTTGGGAATGATTTCTTTCCAAGATGGAAAGAAAGGCATCAA GTGCACTTCAGTTTCTCTGAAGGTGGTCCAGTGTTTCATATGCCTCCTCCTTGTTCTGTTGTAATTCAG GAATCAGAGGAAGGGCACTGGCACATTCCAGTGGTGTCAGAACATGGTTATGAAGCTGAAAGAATGTGGTTATGCATTATGCGAGCTAAATCACGTGAGGCAAGGAAGGATTCTGCAACCAGACCTGAAG ATGCAGAACCTCAAAACAAGGGATTTGCTAGGTCAGCTACCAGAACTGGCATTGAGTCACAACCGTTGAAAATTGCGAACCACAAATATACTAAACACCGACCCCAGGAAATTCTAAAGAATCTCAAAGATATTCTATCAGGTTCCACAATCTCGAATCATCGTTCCATAATACCAGAAATTGAGACTGCAGAGAAGATTGGTGGATGTACCATTGACTTTCAAATATGA
- the LOC112190585 gene encoding probable protein ABIL5, with translation MEKMENSIPCSGKQEDSEGESKDVVNFDKSLQELRDLSSQLHYAADYCESTFLAAQEKRAVVENTKEYICRAVITVVDHLGCVSANLNGLISETNEFSDPELRINCLEQRILLCEQFTHKLALTRTRWRETLPRHSARFLCAPISREDEKSNEDIRDCGKPAFRKTTDRHEFDREEAMPLFLYTYSHKPSLSKDNANSALVPVRDGLSILSKSPNPAFHFQQTRNNGRSTRRSGQGSDFFSRMRRAKRAM, from the exons atggagaagatggaGAACTCTATACCCTGTTCAGGGAAGCAAGAAGATTCAGAAGGCGAGTCCAAGGACGTTGTGAACTTTGATAAGTCTCTCCAG GAACTAAGAGACTTGAGCTCCCAACTTCATTATGCTGCTGACTACTGTGAATCAACCTTCTTGGCTGCCCAAGAAAAGAGAGC TGTGGTGGAAAACACAAAAGAGTATATATGCAGAGCTGTGATTACTGTTGTTGATCATCTAGGATGCGTTTCTGCTAACCTTAATGGTCTCATTTCTGAGACTAATGAATTTTCAGACCCCGAGCTGCGAATCAATTGCCTCGAACAA AGAATTCTCCTATGTGAACAATTCACCCACAAGCTTGCTCTCACAAGAACTAGATGGCGTGAGACTTTACCGAGGCATAGCGCACGTTTTTTATGTGCAC CTATCTCTAGAGAGGATGAGAAATCAAATGAAGATATAAG GGACTGTGGAAAGCCGGCCTTTCGGAAAACTACTGACAGGCATGAATTTGACAGAGAGGAAGCAATGCCACTTTTCTTGTACACTTACTCACACAAACCGTCTTTGTCCAAGGATAATGCTAATTCAGCTTTAG TGCCTGTTCGTGATGGTCTATCAATCCTTTCCAAAAGTCCAAATCCCGCATTTCATTTCCAG CAAACTCGGAATAATGGACGCAGTACCAGGAGATCCGGGCAGGGTAGTGACTTTTTTTCACGCATGAGACGAGCTAAACGAGCAATGTGA
- the LOC112184574 gene encoding uncharacterized protein LOC112184574 isoform X1 produces the protein MASFTSPNSVLQQKQHHLLHSITTLCKYPSPLNVFEFHCPSHFFTFSPPKQTLQLKHALKLYPLPLARENINHIVAKFSTSTTTYHEPHTKTLNSATEKPVKNNGSSVVEKKSEARFTKEKSTKKSRRKEGMWFKDKSKERKKRGSDSDQVGEEKKGRGSKKNKVNVDLPEVKMRVGLDMCSKRGDVMGAIKYYDLAQTEQIKLDQYHYTVLLYLCSSAAVGVVRPAKSGSGTRVLDTLDSSGEGTGVETMELTKLRDSGIGNWDDNSGSDESAEKMELSSRNRFDDDVDGASNEKRNLAWFSNGFVKRNSRLLDGLNNPTKVGDDGTSLKDGNVKQESNEIRVSEDVKKYALQRGFEIYEKMCLDGVPVNEAALTSVARMAMSMGEGDMAFDMVKQMKSMGINPRLRSYGPALSAFCSSGNIDKAFAVEKHMLEHGVYPEEPELEALLRVSVGAGKGDKVYYMLQKLRTSVRRVSPSTADLIVKWFNSKEASRVGKTKWDERLIRQAIENGGGGWHGQGWLGKGKWSVLHTTIGSDGLCKCCGGKLATIDLDPVETENFAESVASIAIQREKNSSFQKFQVRKAPNNAYCF, from the coding sequence ATGGCCTCCTTCACCTCCCCCAACTCAGTACTGCAGCAAAAGCAGCACCACCTTCTTCACTCCATCACCACCCTCTGTAAGTACCCATCTCCTCTCAACGTTTTTGAATTCCACTGCCCCTCTCATTTCTTCACTTTCTCACCTCCCAAGCAAACACTTCAACTCAAACACGCACTAAAACTCTATCCACTTCCACTCGCTAGAGAGAATATCAACCACATAGTTGCAAAGTTttccacctccaccaccacgtaCCATGAACCACACACAAAGACCCTGAACTCAGCAACTGAAAAACCTGTAAAGAACAATGGCAGTTCAGTTGTGGAGAAAAAGAGTGAAGCTAGGTTCACTAAAGAGAAAAGTACAAAGAAAAGTAGAAGGAAGGAGGGTATGTGGTTTAAAGATAAGAgtaaggaaagaaagaagagaggtaGTGATAGTGATCAGGTGGGAGAAGAGAAAAAGGGGAGAGGGTCTAAGAAAAACAAGGTTAATGTAGACTTGCCTGAAGTTAAGATGAGAGTTGGATTGGATATGTGCTCAAAGAGAGGGGATGTAATGGGTGCAATTAAGTACTATGATTTGGCTCAAACTGAGCAGATTAAGTTGGATCAGTATCATTATACTGTTCTGTTGTATCTGTGCTCTTCTGCAGCTGTTGGTGTTGTTCGTCCTGCTAAGAGTGGGTCTGGGACTCGAGTTTTGGATACCCTGGATTCGTCTGGTGAAGGAACTGGAGTGGAAACAATGGAGTTGACTAAGTTAAGAGATTCGGGTATTGGGAATTGGGATGATAACAGTGGAAGTGATGAGAGTGCTGAAAAAATGGAGTTGAGTTCAAGGAACAGGTTTGATGATGATGTGGATGGTGCTTCCAATGAAAAGAGGAACTTAGCGTGGTTTTCTAATGGATTTGTGAAGCGAAACTCTCGCCTGTTAGATGGACTGAACAATCCTACCAAAGTTGGAGATGATGGTACAAGTCTAAAAGATGGAAATGTGAAGCAAGAAAGCAATGAGATTCGGGTTAGTGAGGATGTGAAGAAGTATGCACTCCAAAGGGGATTTGAGATTTATGAGAAGATGTGTTTGGATGGTGTCCCAGTGAATGAAGCAGCATTGACATCTGTGGCTAGAATGGCAATGTCAATGGGGGAGGGAGACATGGCATTTGACATGGTGAAGCAGATGAAATCGATGGGAATAAATCCTAGACTGCGTTCCTACGGTCCTGCGTTATCTGCTTTTTGCAGTAGTGGCAATATTGACAAAGCGTTTGCTGTTGAGAAACACATGTTGGAGCATGGTGTCTATCCAGAAGAGCCTGAACTGGAGGCCCTCTTAAGAGTGAGTGTGGGAGCTGGAAAAGGTGACAAGGTGTATTATATGTTGCAGAAACTAAGAACAAGTGTAAGGAGGGTCTCACCCTCTACTGCTGACTTAATTGTAAAGTGGTTTAATAGCAAGGAAGCGTCAAGAGTGGGAAAGACAAAATGGGACGAAAGATTGATAAGGCAGGCCATTGAAAATGGGGGTGGTGGGTGGCATGGGCAGGGATGGTTGGGGAAAGGAAAGTGGTCAGTGCTACATACAACTATTGGATCCGATGGCTTGTGCAAATGCTGTGGGGGAAAATTGGCCACAATTGATCTTGATCCTGTAGAAACAGAAAACTTTGCTGAATCAGTTGCATCTATAGCTAtacagagagagaaaaattcaaGCTTTCAGAAATTTCAAGTACGAAAAGCCCCCAACAATGCTTATTGCTTTTAA
- the LOC112184574 gene encoding protein NUCLEAR FUSION DEFECTIVE 6, mitochondrial isoform X2, producing MAYSKVVSRLSSRLHPSFTHKLTKTTSSELSSLKSSLHFPAPAPVRRISRLPLELSSVESMMPLHSAIASARLTSSLSIESQSWGLVPQGISMPL from the exons ATGGCCTACTCTAAAGTCGTCTCTAGGTTATCCTCCCGATTACACCCGTCCTTCACTCACAAGctcaccaaaacgacgtcgtccgAACTCTCTTCCCTCAAATCGAGCCTTCACTTTCCGGCACCCGCTCCCGTCCGACGCATTTCCAG GTTACCATTGGAACTGAGCAGCGTGGAGTCGATGATGCCATTGCATAGTGCAATTGCTTCGGCGCGGTTAACATCGAGCTTGTCAATTGAGTCCCAGAGCTGGGGGTTAGTTCCTCAAG GAATTTCAATGCCTTTAtga
- the LOC112189020 gene encoding protein tesmin/TSO1-like CXC 5 isoform X1: protein MGEGDGADSAPKKPQSDAVTAGATTSSGDVPAKKLARQLDFTGFGATTSGSVALPEPPKPQLQTVTVPQSQPKPQVVGVPVPVPPQPPVPSVRPVKPDSPKSRPRPNVDGKDGTPKKQKQCNCKHSRCLKLYCECFASGIYCDGCNCVNCCNNVENEGARRDAVEATLERNPNAFRPKIASSPHGPRDSREEAGELVVLAKHNKGCHCKKSGCLKKYCECFQANILCSENCKCIDCKNFEGSEERQALFHGDHSNNMAYLQQAANAAITGAIGSSGYISSPPVSKKRKGQELFFGQTGKDPSAHRIGQFPQANHLRPPAPSSSSVPVARLGTAGLGPSKFTYRSLLADIIQPQDLKELCSVLVVVAEEAAKTLADRKNAAEKQAEYQTEASLATTTEDRLQSQKESDTQKAVTDDCSTANQADKISPEDSNSDGVDGPKGRPMSPGTLALMCDEQDTMFMSAASPNRLMGDGCNTSSQLPNGQGMSEVYAEQERIVLAKFRGCLNMLITRGELKEAECSSLARSEAAAQREQVGNGTPNPRTETGSQQGPISNGVAKTAVPPTARTSQIVTAAVLSPSTVLPKPPSVPENGGNKPKA, encoded by the exons atgGGGGAAGGCGACGGGGCCGATTCGGCTCCGAAGAAGCCGCAATCGGATGCGGTAACGGCCGGTGCAACGACGTCGTCCGGGGACGTTCCGGCGAAGAAGCTTGCGAGGCAGCTCGATTTCACGGGGTTTGGCGCCACCACCTCGGGGAGTGTGGCGTTGCCGGAGCCGCCGAAGCCGCAGCTGCAGACGGTGACTGTGCCGCAGAGTCAGCCGAAGCCGCAGGTGGTGGGGGTGCCGGTGCCCGTGCCGCCGCAGCCACCTGTACCTTCAGTTAGGCCTGT GAAACCAGATTCCCCAAAATCAAGACCAAGACCGAATGTTGATGGTAAAGATGGCACTCCTAAGAAGCAAAAACAGTGTAATTGTAAACACTCTCGCTGCTTAAAGCT GTATTGCGAGTGTTTTGCATCTGGAATTTACTGTGATGGTTGCAACTGTGTAAACTGTTGCAACAATGTTGAAAATGAAGGTGCTAGGCGAGATGCGGTGGAGGCTACTTTGGAGCGTAATCCAAATGCATTCAGGCCAAAAATTGCAAGCAGCCCACATGGACCAAGGGATAGTCGG GAGGAAGCAGGTGAGCTTGTGGTCTTGGCAAAGCACAATAAAGGATGCCACTGCAAGAAATCAGGGTGCCTCAAGAAATATTGCGAATGCTTCCAAGCCAACATTCTCTGCTCTGAGAATTGTAAGTGCATAGACTGCAAAAACTTTGAAGGAAGTGAAGAGAGACAAGCTCTATTTCATGGTGACCATAGCAACAACATGGCATATCTTCAACAGGCAGCAAATGCTGCCATTACTGGAGCAATTGGATCCTCTGGATATATATCATCCCCACCGGtatccaagaaaagaaaaggtcaGGAACTCTTTTTTGGACAGACAGGCAAGGATCCATCAGCTCATAGGATAGGACAGTTTCCACAG GCAAATCATCTCAGACCGCCTGCACCGTCTTCGTCTTCGGTCCCTGTTGCTCGTCTTGGTACTGCAGGATTAGGGCCTTCAAAGTTCACATACAG GTCTCTCCTAGCAGACATCATCCAACCACAGGACTTGAAGGAGCTTTGCTCAGTTTTGGTTGTGGTAGCAGAAGAAGCAGCAAAGACACTTGCAG ACCGAAAAAATGCTGCAGAGAAGCAGGCAGAATATCAGACAGAAGCTTCCCTTGCTACAACCACAGAAGACAGGTTGCAAAGCCAAAAGGAATCTGACACTCAGAAAGCTGTGACTGATGATTGTTCTACAGCAAACCAAGCTGACAAAATCAGCCCTGAAGATTCTAATTCGGATGGTGTTGATGGGCCAAAAGGGAGACCAATGTCTCCCGGAACTTTGGCCTTGATGTGTGATGAACAAGATACAATGTTCATGTCAGCTGCTTCTCCTAATAGGTTAATGGGGGATGGATGCAACACATCTTCTCAGTTGCCTAATGGACAAGGAATGTCAGAAGTCTATGCAGAACAAGAAAGAATTGTGTTAGCAAAGTTTCGAGGCTGCCTAAATATGCTTATCACTCGCGGAGAACTTAAAG AAGCAGAGTGCTCATCTTTAGCCAGAAGTGAAGCGGCAGCTCAAAGAGAGCAAGTTGGCAATGGAACTCCAAATCCAAGAACGGAAACAGGCAGTCAACAGGGACCAATTAGCAATGGTGTTGCAAAAACTGCTGTTCCACCTACAGCCAGGACGTCGCAAATAGTTACTGCAGCAGTTTTATCCCCTAGTACTGTGCTTCCAAAACCCCCATCCGTCCCCGAAAATGGAGGAAATAAACCAAAAGCTTAA
- the LOC112186476 gene encoding collagen alpha-1(II) chain yields the protein MGSRNEEQTPPHHQPLLSSLVVRPSTSDCGGAGGRGSDYEPGEVRHEPPPPQYTRPDRYAGNPGYKVRGGSASPVRRRDADHRYSSEYGHSGGPQRSRGFGSARDPGRYRDNSPYGRGGRGAGRPFGRGLDGPRVGPGPFRVEGSRNNPNVRPREGDWFCPDPLCGNLNFARRDHCNNCNKFRDGPGGSPRRGYPGVPPPNSPPRRFPGPPIDPPHGRPLNGYRSPPRGWARDGPREFGAGLPPPRHEGRFPDHQMRRDWLDYSDNYRGRSKFDRPMPMDRGNRDRGRDSFFERKAFERRPPSPPSPPPPLPPYRGRWAHDARQGSRSPLRGGLPPKDYNRPMYMDRGRDDRRGMGRDRIGGAY from the exons ATGGGCTCGAGAAACGAGGAGCAAACCCCACCGCACCATCAGCCTCTTCTCAGCAGCCTCGTCGTCCGTCCCTCCACCAGCGACTGCGGCGGCGCCGGTGGCCGCGGCAGCGATTACGAGCCCGGCGAGGTCCGTCACGAGCCTCCTCCACCTCAGTACACTCGTCCGGATCGTTACGCCGGTAACCCTG GATATAAAGTACGTGGTGGTTCTGCTTCTCCTGTACGTCGTAGGGATGCAGATCATCGCTACAGTTCTGAGTACGGTCATTCAGGTGGTCCACAACGCAGTCGTGGGTTTGGCAGTGCACGGGATCCTGGTCGATATCGAGACAACTCACCTTATGGTCGAGGAGGAAGGGGTGCTGGCAGACCATTTGGTAGAGGTCTAGATGGGCCACGGGTTGGTCCTGGGCCGTTCAGAGTTGAAGGGAGTAGAAACAATCCAAATGTGCGCCCAAGGGAAGGAGACTGGTTTTGCCCTGATCCTTT ATGTGGCAACTTGAACTTTGCAAGGCGGGACCACTGTAACAACTGCAACAAGTTCCGTGATGGACCTGGGGGAAGTCCTCGAAGGGGATATCCTGGTGTACCGCCTCCAAATTCTCCTCCTAGACGCTTCCCTGGTCCTCCAATTGATCCTCCCCATGGAAGACCCTTGAATGGCTATAGGTCTCCTCCTCGTGGCTGGGCTAGAGACGGCCCCAGAGAGTTTGGTGCTGGGCTGCCACCTCCAAGGCATGAAGGCAGGTTTCCTGACCACCAAATGCGAAGAGATTGGTTGGATTACTCAGACAACTATAGAGGAAGATCCAAGTTTGATAGGCCAATGCCTATGGATAGGGGTAATAGAGATCGTGGGAGGGATAGTTTCTTTGAAAGGAAAGCATTTGAAAGGCGACCACCGTCTCCcccttcaccaccaccaccacttccTCCTTACCGTGGCCGATGGGCACATGATGCTAGGCAGGGAAGCCGTTCACCGTTAAGGGGTGGTCTGCCACCAAAGGACTATAACCGGCCTATGTACATGGATCGGGGACGAGATGATCGCCGTGGCATGGGGCGAGACCGAATTGGAGGTGCATATTAA